From the genome of Candidatus Polarisedimenticolia bacterium, one region includes:
- a CDS encoding SDR family oxidoreductase, whose translation MGPTKKIAVVTGANRGIGFEACRQLARRGMKVILAARDEAKGRAAADSLRHEGLDVELGRLDVADAESVGEFARRIETEHGRVDVLVNNAGIMLEKHTSAERGFPTVFAARIETLRETMETNVYGALRVTQALRPLLPDTGDGARIINVSSGMGQLSDMNGGYAAYRISKAGLNALTRILADELKGTAIRVNSICPGWVKTEMGGAGAHRSTEQGADTIVWLATAPKVPTGGFFRDRKAIPW comes from the coding sequence ATGGGCCCGACGAAGAAGATCGCCGTCGTCACAGGTGCCAATCGCGGCATCGGCTTTGAAGCCTGCCGCCAGCTGGCGCGCCGCGGCATGAAGGTCATCCTCGCGGCGCGCGACGAGGCGAAGGGGCGGGCCGCGGCGGACAGTCTGAGGCACGAAGGGCTCGACGTCGAATTGGGCCGCCTGGACGTGGCCGACGCCGAGAGCGTCGGCGAGTTCGCCCGCCGGATCGAGACGGAGCACGGGCGGGTCGACGTGCTGGTGAACAACGCCGGGATCATGCTGGAGAAGCACACCTCGGCAGAGCGGGGCTTTCCGACTGTCTTCGCGGCGCGGATCGAAACCCTGCGGGAGACGATGGAGACGAATGTCTACGGGGCGCTCCGGGTCACCCAGGCGCTCCGGCCGCTCCTGCCGGACACGGGGGACGGGGCGCGCATCATCAATGTCTCGTCCGGCATGGGCCAGCTGAGCGACATGAACGGGGGCTACGCCGCCTATCGCATCTCGAAGGCGGGGCTCAACGCGCTGACCCGCATTCTCGCCGACGAGCTGAAGGGGACCGCCATTCGAGTGAATTCGATCTGCCCCGGCTGGGTCAAGACCGAAATGGGCGGGGCGGGGGCCCACCGCTCCACGGAGCAGGGGGCGGACACCATCGTCTGGCTGGCGACGGCGCCCAAGGTCCCGACCGGCGGCTTCTTCAGGGATCGGAAGGCGATTCCCTGGTGA
- the trmFO gene encoding methylenetetrahydrofolate--tRNA-(uracil(54)-C(5))-methyltransferase (FADH(2)-oxidizing) TrmFO, with translation MGGSRIIIVGGGLAGSEAAWQAARRGLRVELHEMRPVKGTPVHATSDLAELVCSNSLKSNLLDTASGLLKEEMRRCDSLIIRVADSVKVPAGGALAVDRERFARGVTEAIEALPNVRIVRGEVRAIPAEGPAIVATGPLASDAIASAIASFTGRDYLYFFDAISPIVDADSIDLAKVFRASRYGKGGEDYLNCPLTETEYDAFHQALLSAAEAPTHDFEKEIFYFEGCLPIEEMARRGRDTLAFGPMKPVGLVDPKTGRQPFAVVQLRQDNLAADFYSMVGFQNHLRFGEQVRVFRMIPGLERAEFPRLGQVHRNSYINAPAILLPTFQARRRRDLFFAGQISGVEGYLESAASGLIAGLNAARLAEDQPPLIFPATTALGALSRYISSSDPTHYQPTNIAFGLLPPLPREIRDKKQKKAALVRRALDDLAAFVGQAEPAAAPAL, from the coding sequence GTGGGCGGATCGCGAATCATCATCGTTGGAGGAGGGCTCGCCGGCTCGGAGGCGGCCTGGCAGGCGGCGCGCCGCGGTCTGCGCGTCGAGCTGCACGAGATGCGCCCGGTCAAGGGGACGCCCGTCCACGCCACCTCCGACCTGGCCGAGCTCGTGTGCTCCAACTCGCTCAAGTCGAACCTGCTCGACACGGCGTCCGGCCTGCTCAAGGAGGAGATGCGTCGCTGCGACTCGCTCATCATCAGGGTCGCCGACTCGGTCAAGGTGCCGGCCGGCGGGGCCCTGGCGGTGGACCGGGAACGCTTCGCCCGCGGCGTGACCGAGGCGATCGAGGCGCTCCCGAACGTCCGGATCGTCCGAGGCGAGGTGCGCGCCATCCCGGCCGAGGGACCGGCGATCGTGGCGACCGGGCCCCTGGCATCGGACGCCATCGCCTCCGCGATCGCCTCCTTCACCGGGCGCGACTACCTGTACTTCTTCGACGCCATCTCGCCGATCGTCGACGCCGATTCGATCGACCTGGCGAAGGTCTTCCGCGCCTCGCGCTACGGCAAGGGGGGGGAGGACTACCTGAACTGCCCCTTGACCGAGACGGAGTACGACGCCTTCCACCAGGCGCTCCTCTCCGCGGCCGAGGCGCCGACGCACGACTTCGAGAAGGAGATTTTCTATTTCGAAGGCTGCCTGCCGATCGAGGAGATGGCCCGGCGAGGGCGCGACACCCTGGCGTTCGGGCCGATGAAGCCGGTCGGCCTCGTCGATCCGAAGACCGGCCGCCAGCCGTTCGCCGTCGTCCAGCTCCGTCAGGACAACCTGGCGGCCGACTTCTATTCCATGGTCGGCTTCCAGAACCATCTCAGGTTCGGCGAGCAGGTCCGGGTCTTCCGGATGATCCCCGGCCTCGAGCGCGCCGAGTTCCCGCGCCTCGGGCAGGTGCACCGGAACTCCTACATCAACGCCCCGGCGATCCTCCTGCCGACCTTCCAGGCGCGCCGCCGCCGCGATCTGTTTTTCGCGGGCCAGATCTCGGGGGTCGAGGGATACCTCGAGTCGGCCGCCTCCGGTCTCATCGCCGGACTCAACGCCGCCCGCCTGGCGGAGGACCAGCCGCCCCTCATCTTCCCGGCGACGACCGCCCTGGGCGCCCTGTCGCGCTACATCTCGTCGTCCGATCCGACCCACTACCAGCCGACCAACATCGCCTTCGGGCTGCTCCCGCCACTCCCCCGGGAGATCCGCGACAAGAAGCAGAAGAAGGCGGCGCTGGTCCGCCGCGCCCTGGACGATCTCGCGGCGTTCGTCGGGCAGGCCGAGCCGGCGGCGGCTCCGGCGCTCTAG
- a CDS encoding enoyl-CoA hydratase/isomerase family protein, protein MARRPGGKRFLLEVRQRIATLTFNRPPVNVLDIIALREMTAALKRVVGREDVGALVVAGAGKAFSAGVDVGEHRASTVHAMIHGFHDFCRALLEFPRPTVARVHGAALGGGCEVVLCCDVAVAAASARLGLPEISLGVFPPLAAVLLPRVSRRAAARLVLLGEDFEAEAALRLGLVSEVVPDERLGGRVQELAARAANLSSAALSRARRALRRGGEGSFEEALRAVEAIYLDDLMRTEDSSEGIEAFLEKRPPHWKHR, encoded by the coding sequence GTGGCGCGTCGCCCGGGCGGAAAGCGGTTCCTGCTCGAGGTCAGGCAGCGCATCGCCACGCTGACCTTCAATCGCCCGCCCGTCAACGTCCTCGACATCATCGCTCTCAGGGAAATGACCGCGGCCCTCAAGCGGGTGGTCGGACGCGAGGACGTCGGCGCCCTGGTCGTGGCGGGGGCCGGCAAGGCGTTCAGCGCCGGGGTGGACGTCGGCGAGCACCGCGCCTCGACGGTGCACGCGATGATTCACGGCTTTCACGATTTCTGCCGCGCTCTCCTCGAGTTTCCCCGGCCGACGGTGGCGCGGGTGCACGGCGCCGCGCTGGGGGGAGGGTGCGAGGTGGTCCTGTGCTGCGACGTCGCCGTGGCCGCCGCTTCGGCCCGCCTGGGGCTGCCGGAAATCTCGCTCGGAGTCTTCCCGCCCCTGGCAGCCGTCCTTCTCCCCCGCGTCTCCCGTCGCGCGGCGGCGAGGCTGGTCCTCCTGGGGGAGGATTTCGAGGCGGAGGCGGCGCTCCGGCTCGGTCTCGTGAGCGAGGTCGTCCCCGACGAGCGGCTCGGCGGGCGCGTCCAGGAGCTGGCGGCCAGGGCGGCGAACCTGTCCTCCGCGGCGCTCTCGCGGGCCCGCCGGGCTCTGCGCCGCGGGGGCGAGGGCTCCTTCGAGGAGGCGCTCCGGGCCGTGGAGGCGATCTACCTGGACGACCTGATGCGGACGGAGGATTCCTCCGAGGGGATCGAGGCCTTCCTGGAGAAGCGGCCGCCCCACTGGAAGCACCGCTGA